Part of the Lynx canadensis isolate LIC74 chromosome E3, mLynCan4.pri.v2, whole genome shotgun sequence genome is shown below.
TGCCTACCCAGGGCAGGAGCCTCTGTCCTGTGTCTGTTGTCCTCTGATTTCCTATAAATAGCCAATTTTATCTCCTCAGTGACAGGGAGCAGCGGGCCGAGGAGCCTGGCCCCACTTCTGTCCCCTGGCCAGGACTGCCCTGTGTTACTGTGTCCCCTCTCTGGGTgcccccccttcctgcccctgctgCCTCTCTCGCCGGCCACCAGGCTTCCCCCGTGCTGTCTTCCCAGGACCACAcggcagagagcaaggagatgACCGACTTGGGAGGGGctcagtcggggggggggggcagtcaaaGCCCACCCAGGTTGCCCCATGCGGAGCCTCCTACCCAGAACCTTCATGTAGTCGGGGGAGCACAGGTGAGGCCTGGTGGGGGGCAGCACAGAGGTGAGGACTAGTTGGGGGCAGACCGGCCCTGTGCGCGGCGCTGCGAGGCTGCTGGGGCCTGGGAGTCAGCTGGGCCCTGGGGGCCGGCACTGGCTTCCCCGCCGTCTCAGGGAGGTGCCTAAAGCTGGAAACAGCTCCTGAGGAAGGGGTGAGCTCCCTGTCACTGGAGGTGCTCAAGCAGAGGCTACTGGTCTTAGGGCTGTGCCCAGCCCTGAGTCCTTTCCTGCTGACCTGCCGGATCCCGAAAACCTGCCTCCGTCACTCTGCTCTCTGGGATCCAGTCCCAGCACCTCCCCCGCCCAGGCCAGTGTCTTACTGGGTCTTTGTCAGAAATACAGACGGGGAACAGGTTTGCCCCGGGCGTAGGGTGTGGGCCgtagggaggagggcctggggtggCAGGCCAGCGGTGGTGGGGacacgtgcgtgcgtgcgtgtgcaggAGGACCGGCCCCGGGGctgtgagagggagggaggggccagagagagacgtCCCTTCCCCGCAGCACCCCgggcccccccgccccggctccccTGGGAGAAGGTGGCTTTGCTGGACCCCGGCTGGTGCTGGGCGCAAGGGCCCAGATGTGGCAAGGGGGAGCCTGCGACCTTGTGATAAGGATACTGGCACCAGCCACGGGGAGGGGCTTTCTGGGGGCGGGGCGTCAGGATCCAGTCTTCTCTGGAGAGTGCGAACTGCGTGGTTCACACATGCAAAGTGCTCCCTGGCTCCGAACGTGGGAGCACAGCAGGGTGAGCAAGGTACCCGTCCGTGCGTCCGGCTGCGGGGCTCCGAGGCTGGCTCGCCTCGACTCTGACCCGCAAACCCACACAGGCCCCCGTCCCCGGCTGCCCACTCACACCCACGCGGCTCGCGGCCTGTGCGCACTTGGGTGCACGCACCAGGCACAAGCCACCGTTCACCCGCCTCTGCACGTCCTCCAGCCCCGGGGTGGACTGCTCACCTCTCCCAGGGTTCTTGTGAGCCCCCCACCCATGCTCACGACAGCCCGCTCCTGCTGTCCTGGGAAGAGGGCTCCGTGGTGACCCTACCTGTAAATGACCCCAGCCCCAACCCAACCCGATAAAACCACCCtaaatagcacattaaaaaaaaaccccagatcCCTCCCTAAGTCCCATAGTAAAAACCCAGTACAAGTATTTGGGTTTTCcctttgtagaattttttttttttttagtagatatAGTCTCCTTCTCGATTTACAGCAAACATtgcaaatatagaaatatttttctgaacaACGGGATGACAGCATACAGGGGGGACGGGCCGGAGCACATGCTCGTGGGCCGCGCCCCTTCCAGCCACCCCCGACAGCCGTCCCTGGGTCAAGGCCCTCCCCACAGCCTCCCCTGCAGGGCTCCGGGCGGGGGTCCTGGAGGCCACCCGGCCGCCTGCGttggctctgcctctctctggtgGCCTCCGGAGTCAGCAGCCAAGAGACAGACCGAGGAGAGAATGCACAGCAAACCACAGACAGAGGCAATCGTGGTGGGGGGAGCCGGGTGGCCACGCCGGCCACACCCCCACGTCTggtgttttatgtctttttaagagaactttactttttattattttttcttaaaaaaggaagaaaataaagacagagaggaagataaAGGCGGCAGAGAAGAATCCAAGaggaaagataatgaaaaaagattcccctcccccacccccacgcccagACACAGTTTCCGGAAGTCCGTCGTGTGCGTTGTCTgcgtgtgcgtgtctgtgtgtgtgtgtgtctgtgtgtgcgcgtgtgtgtggcGTTTCGTGGCAGTCTCTGGGTTACAAATGGCTGCGGTGGGTCCCGTGTCCTTTCTGGTCCCCTGGGCGTCGCGCGTttcggggtgggggcggggcgggcgcggcCGCGGGCTCAGGACTTGTGCTGGGCCGACACGCCCTTCCAGTAGTCCAGGATGTCGTGTAGATCCTCGTCTTTGGCGAACTGAACCTTCTTGCGCAGGGCGTGGCCGGCCGCCACGAACTCCTCGTGGTCCTTGTGGCGCCGGCGGCTGAGTCTGAAGCGCTCCCAGATGCTCTGGGAGGCCCTGCAGGCGTACTCGGGGCTGGAGGAGTAGCTCAGGTTGTGGTACTGCGGGGACAGCTGCGAGTAGGCCAGGTCGCGGGGCCGCGGCCGGGTCAGCGGCTCCAGGATGGACGCCTTGCGGCCGCCCAGGCTCTCGTGtggcgggggcgcggggggcgcgggcggCTCGGCGGGGTGGGAGCCGGGGTACGAGTGCCGGTGCTCGCCGTAGTGGCGGCCCTTCTCGGCCTCGGCCCGCAGCACGGCGGCCGCGGGCGTCACAGTGAGGATGGTGTCGGGCGCGGGGGAGCTCTTCTCGATGTACTTGGCCTCGGCGGCCGCGGCCTTGTGCCCGCCGGGGGCCTCGGCGCGGAAGGCCCGCGGGCTGCGCGCGGAGCCGCCGGACGCGGGGCCGGCGCGCGGGGGCCCGGTGGCCGCCTCCACGCTGTGGTGCCGCTGCAGGCCGTGGCCGAAGGCGTCCTTGTAGACGGGGGACAGGAAGCCGTGCTTGGCGGCCAGGGGCTCGGACAGCAGCATCAGCTGCGGCTCGGCGGCGGACGCGGCCCCGGACTTGCCGCCCTGGAAGGAGGTGGCCTCGGACTTGAGCGCGTCGATGCAGTTGTTGATGATCTGGTTGACCTTGTCCACCTCCTTGGCGATGGTGGAGATCTCGGCCACGGAGCTCTGGCTGTCGGGGCCGGGCCGGCCCAGCTCGCCGTCCCCGCGCTCGGCCTGCTCGCCCGCGCGCACCTCCATGTAGTTGCCCTTGCCGGCCTTGGGCGTGCCGCCGCCCTCGGCCAGCTCGTACTGCTCCACCTCGCTGGCGGCCGCCGGCAGGTACGGGATGCGGGTCACGGCCTCGGGGCCCAGCAGCGGGCCCTGGGACAGCGGGGCCAGGCCGGGCGCCTCCATCTCGGGCCCGTACTTGAGCTCGATGATGGTCTTCTTGAGGCCGCCGGCCGCGGCCGCCTTCTTGTGCTTCTCCTCCTGCCGCCTCCGCCTGCGCAGGCAGTAGTAGACGGCGCCGAGCACCAGCACCATGCCGAACAGGCAGCCCAGGACGGTCATGATGTAGTGCGTGGCCGTGGACGGGCTGGGCACGGGGCCCGGCGGGCTGGGCGGCCTGGGCAGGCAGATGGTGAGGCAGGTGTGGTTGTGGTGCAGCCCGGAGCTGGTGGACACCACGCAGTAGGTGTAGTTGGTGAGCGTGTACAGGTTGGTGAGGCGGATCTCCTCCCGGGGCTTGGTCAGCCTGGACACGGTGGACGAGCGGCTGTTGTTGAAGTGCTCCAGCGTGTACATGCGGGTGAACGGGCTGGGCAGCTGCACCGTGATGGTGGCCGAGTTCTGCGTCAGCTGCTTGACCTTCATGAGGGGCCGGCCCTCGGCCTGGGGGGCCAGCGTGGGCAGGGCCACCAGCGGCGTGGTGCCGTCGCCGGAGAAGCACTCGTCGTCGGCGCACGGGGCCTCGCTGGGCtccgggggcggcggcgggggcggcggcgggggcggggagcggcCGGGCGGCGGCCGGCCCGGCGGCGGGTGGGGCTCGGCCACGTAGGAGCCGTCGGTGCACACGGACTGCAGCTTGGCGAGGATGCCGCGGTGGCCGTGGCGGCCCTGGCCCAGGAGGAAGTAGCCGGAGTAGAGCGGCGGCGACTCGCACTGCACGCGGTCGTAGGCGTGCGTGGCGTTGGCGAAGGCCGCCAGCCAGCGCAGGAAGCCCAGGAGCTCGCACGAGCAGTAGAAGGGGTTGCTGTACAGCTCGCACACGGACAGCTTGGCCAGGCCCGCGAAGGTGGCGCCGTGGAGCCGCTGGATGCGGTTCATGGACAGGTCGATGTTGACGATGTTGGGGCACTCCCAGAAGGCGCCGGGCGTGACCACCTCGATGAGGTTGGCCTGCAGGTACAGGTACTCGAGCTTGCCCAGG
Proteins encoded:
- the ELFN1 gene encoding protein ELFN1, which codes for MAGCRWGALWACVAAATLLHAGGLAHGDCWLIEGDKGFVWLAICSQNQPPYEAIPQQINSTIVDLRLNENRIRSVQYASLSRFGNLTYLNLTKNEIAYIEDGAFSGQFNLQVLQLGYNRLRNLTEGVLRGLGKLEYLYLQANLIEVVTPGAFWECPNIVNIDLSMNRIQRLHGATFAGLAKLSVCELYSNPFYCSCELLGFLRWLAAFANATHAYDRVQCESPPLYSGYFLLGQGRHGHRGILAKLQSVCTDGSYVAEPHPPPGRPPPGRSPPPPPPPPPPPEPSEAPCADDECFSGDGTTPLVALPTLAPQAEGRPLMKVKQLTQNSATITVQLPSPFTRMYTLEHFNNSRSSTVSRLTKPREEIRLTNLYTLTNYTYCVVSTSSGLHHNHTCLTICLPRPPSPPGPVPSPSTATHYIMTVLGCLFGMVLVLGAVYYCLRRRRRQEEKHKKAAAAGGLKKTIIELKYGPEMEAPGLAPLSQGPLLGPEAVTRIPYLPAAASEVEQYELAEGGGTPKAGKGNYMEVRAGEQAERGDGELGRPGPDSQSSVAEISTIAKEVDKVNQIINNCIDALKSEATSFQGGKSGAASAAEPQLMLLSEPLAAKHGFLSPVYKDAFGHGLQRHHSVEAATGPPRAGPASGGSARSPRAFRAEAPGGHKAAAAEAKYIEKSSPAPDTILTVTPAAAVLRAEAEKGRHYGEHRHSYPGSHPAEPPAPPAPPPHESLGGRKASILEPLTRPRPRDLAYSQLSPQYHNLSYSSSPEYACRASQSIWERFRLSRRRHKDHEEFVAAGHALRKKVQFAKDEDLHDILDYWKGVSAQHKS